In Theobroma cacao cultivar B97-61/B2 chromosome 7, Criollo_cocoa_genome_V2, whole genome shotgun sequence, the genomic window GCTCTTGCAGGGAGAAGTTGGTCCAAAGACAATTCACATTCCAACAGGAGATAAGCTTCATGTTTATGATGCAGCAATGGTGAGTGTTTGCATTGGTATTTAACAATTCATTGATTCAGCTTAGACTATAAGTACTAATAGGGTTTAGCATTcgtatttaaaaattcattgatTCATCTTAGACTATAATTACTAATAGTGAATATTTTCTACTTGCAGAGGTACAAAACTGCTGGGCAAGACACTATCATCCTAGCTGGAGCAGAATATGGAAGTGGCAGCTCACGAGATTGGGCTGCCAAGGGTCCAATGCTACTGGTGGGGACACCTAATTTAGTACTTTCTGATCCTTGATATCAGAGTATCACAGTTTTgatgttgtttttgtttttagctCTTCTCTACCATCTCTTATTCACCCTTTCATCCCAATGATTTTCTGCTTTGTTCAGGGAGTGAAAGCAGTTATTGCCAAAAGCTTTGAGAGAATCCATCGTAGTAATCTGGTTGGTATGGGAATCATACCTCTTTGTTTCAAGCCTGGTGAGGATGCAGATACTCTAGGATTATCAGGCCATGAGCGCTATTCAATTGATCTTCCAAGTAAAATCAGTGAGATAAGGCCTGGCCAAGATGTTACCGTCACAACTGGCACTGGCAAATCCTTCACGTGTACTGTCCGCTTCGATACAGAGGTATGTCAAGAGTGATAGAAAGAGGAAAGAGGGAGGGCTTTGCCAAGTAGGCAGTTCCGTTATATTATGGTGTGAGTCGTTCCTTCTTGTACATAGGCTTATTTAACTTGAGTGACAATTTGTCTGCAGGTGGAATTGGCATACTTCGATCATGGTGGCATTCTTCCATTCGTCATTCGTAATTTAAACAAGGAGTAGACAATTCAGAATCAAATAAGTAGCCTCCTCTCTTTGTTATCTGCTTTGATTGTTCTTTATGGGGTATGGGGGGCTTCGGTGCACAATAACTGATAGATATTTCACAAGCTTCTCAATAAGACTCGGAAAGGCACTGCATGGCTCCCTTTTTAATAGAATGAGTTATTGCTACTGCATCGTATATGTTTCTTTTTCCTAGAAATTTTGTTGCGATGTCTTCCGCGATCTGTTTGACACTGAATTCGATTGAAGAGATAGAAAATTTGCTATTATGTTTGAGGTCTCCTTGAGGATAGCTGCCATCTTTTTTAACTTGCGAAGCTTTGTAGGGAAATTGTCTGAACGTGGGCAATGCCGTGATCCAAGTTAGGGCAGTGGAAAACGAGAGCCGACAGTGTCGCAGTAGTCTTTGTTAATGATCATGCTACGCGTCAAGGGTCGATGACGGGTAAGGTACATACTATTTTTCAAGTACCTTACTCCGAACTCTATTAATTGATTACTGGgttagaatttgaaaatgctaCTTGAACTTGTAATTTAATATCTTCGACACTACTTGATCAGAcattactttttaaatattagaatttagaaaaaattataaataagttaaattatacaattaattaagaattaaaaaaaaatattctcaaACTTAGAATTTACATTAAAGTAAAAATCAGTTAAGTAGACCTTAAGCCGAGCAATAAGAGCATAATAAGGgcattttttttgaattaataaattaaaattaacttataaaaaataaattgaaatttaaaatcatatttaaaacaataaattttGGTAAGcattacattaattataaataatttataaataaatatataattaaaatttagtaataaaaattatttttttataattcagCTCGGGTAGTGGATACTTTAACACTACAATTTGATCTTTACCTAAATCCATGATAGATTGtaattttactat contains:
- the LOC108662697 gene encoding aconitate hydratase, cytoplasmic-like translates to MARGTFANIRIVNKLLQGEVGPKTIHIPTGDKLHVYDAAMRYKTAGQDTIILAGAEYGSGSSRDWAAKGPMLLVGTPNLGVKAVIAKSFERIHRSNLVGMGIIPLCFKPGEDADTLGLSGHERYSIDLPSKISEIRPGQDVTVTTGTGKSFTCTVRFDTEVELAYFDHGGILPFVIRNLNKE